The DNA window AGAAATTTATTGATTGTATTGTGAGATATTCAGgtaagtgattttttataattGGGGTCGATATTGGAGTTGCAATTACTTTTTTTGTGTAAGGATAGATTAGGCTTAAGGCAATAGATGATCCGAATGTCTATTTTCATTTTAACTATCGTTACAATGAATGTTAAGAAAAGTTGATTTATCATATCTACAgactaattatttttcaattgataTTAGAGCAGACTTCAAAAGTTATTTGAAGGTGATCCTTTGTTTGGTTTATGACCATGGAATCCATGAAGGAATGTAGTTCGATTACTCGACCCGTGTTGCTACTTAGTTTAGCAAACTATGCTTATTGGAAGGCTCATATAAGGGCTTTCATTATGTCTGTCAACAAAGTAGCTTGGAAAGCTATTGAAGATGGGTGGACTCGACCCATTGTAACTGTTGTTGATGGCATCACACGCCctaaagaaataaacaaatacaTTAATGCAAAAATAAAGGCTTCTCATGGAAATTCACAAGTCTTAAATGTAATTTTCAGTGGAGTTGGCTTGGAGCAACTTAAAGTCATTTTTGTATGTGAATTTGCTAAGGAGGCATGGACAATCTTGAAAAACCAACATGAAGGAAATGATGCTGTACGCATGTCAAAACTTCAAATTTTAacaactaggtttgaaaatttgaaaatgtttgaaaatgaaacTATCTTCAAGTTTTATGCAAGATTATGTGAGAATTCTAATAAGACTTTTTTGTTTTGGTGAgcatttttttaatgataaattggTACGCAAAGTATTGAGGTCTTTACGAGAACGGTTCACCATTAAAGTCACAACAATAGATGAGGACAAAGATATTACCACTCTTAAGCTGGATGAGTTAATAGGCTCACTCCGAACCTTTGAGTTGAATATAGAGGAAGCAAAACATGACAAAATGAATTTGCCAAAGAACACAATGTTCAATGCTCAAAAGACTATCTCAATAGCGAAACAGACATTGGAGGACATTGAGGGATATTGTGCTAATTGAATGATTCATTGAGGGATGAAATTATTGGCCttaaatgagaaaaagaaaaacttgaaaTTATGGTCCAAGAAAAAGATGATGCTTTGAAAGTAACCAAGACTAATCTAGAAGATGCAAAAGCTGTCTTGAAGAAGTTCGGAGTCCAAAATGAGAAACTTGATGAAATTTTGGCGTCAAGGAGAATTGAACCAAGCCACAGAGGACTCGGTACATCAATAAAGGTAAGAAACTTATCGCTCCTCCAATTTTTGTTAAAGCTAAATATGTGAGTTCTTGTTTTCGTCATGAGGTAGagaataaaaactttaaaagattgtatgatattattgtgggAAAGATGAACATATTAGACCCCACTGTTATAGAATGATGTGAGATTAAAAGAAGTTCAACTCTACTAAAAAACATGTTAGAACAATTAATGGAACAAGAAAACCACAACATAGGCAAATTTGGGTAAGAAAGGATCAAAAACATTTGAGTAATGAAGATTAATATTTGATTGATGCTTGCATGAAACATGATGTTGTAACTCTTGATGACCATGTTAAAGATTTATCAAGGATTGGAGAAACGTCATCTAAGTTTCGTGAAAAAGATAACATTTGATCTCATTCACTCTAAACAACATGATGGAAGTCGATAGGGGATGAATAGAGTAAGGGGGAATGATGATGCTATTTTAGTGATTTTGTCTACTTTGATTTCACTTATGGTTGCACTTTTGGCATCTTTGCCAAAAAATAGGAGGATATGGTAGCATCAAATGAAATGTTCTTGGATATGGCTGCTACATTTTGCTTTGACAAAAAAAgagatgatgattttttttaCTGCATATTTATGACTTTGGTGCATGCTTAattgattatgtgatgaacaaacATATTGATAGTGGGAGTGTGCGATCAAGCATGGTTCTACCTCTTAAGGGGAGACATATTCTAACTCTCTTACTATGCGACTTATTTGGATTGTAGGCTAAACATTTGCTGTAGGATTTTGTTAAAAATACCAAGGGGGATATTGTTAGGAAAGTTGTTGCTCGTTCCATATCTTGTTATAATGAAATTGTTTCTCTACTTGGGCCATCGACTTGGGTCTTGAATAGGTTTCATTTGTATTAAGTTTGGTTTACTTGAATGTGGCATATTTGACAAAAACTAGAAGCATGGATCGATTAGGATGCTAAGACTCTCAACTGAAATGTTTGAGGTGATTGAATAAGCATGAAAGTCTTATTATTAAACTACTATTTTCTAGAGATAGATATCAGATTTATTCAAGAGAGTTTTGGAGCAATTGGAAGActgatatatgaaaatttttatgtgataaatactcAAGTTAATTAATGGGATAACTTTAGCTTTTAAATAAGAGTTTAAAACCTATCAAAAACTGTTGATTGACCAATTGAAGGGGCCTATTGTTTTGTGTCGCACATCAAAAGCAATTTTTGTAGTGTCTTTGTCAACGTCTTTGTTGTGTTCTTTTGGTTATTTTGCATATGGAGAAGTTTATTAATTGTATGTGAGATATTTGAGTTAGTGATTTGTGACAATTGGGGTCAGTATTGGGGCTACAATTACTTATTTGTGTAAGGGTAAATAACTTAAGCCAATAGATTATCCGAACGATTGCACTGGGCGAGACTCCGTAGACATAAGACCATTATCAATTGTGCTAATTCTTTTCTGCTCTTTCTTTACATTGTTTGTTTTGTTCTAACTACCATTACAACTAATGTTAAGTAAAGTTAATTATCTGTAGACTAATTAACTAAACCAAGGTGACattggaaaaataataatttttaaaatccaaTGAAGTGCAATATATATATGAGAGAAAACTTGAGAGAAAACTGAGAGCATATGGTTCAAAAATATCATTAGTGGAGTTAAAGTGAACAGTGGCGTGCTCCGAAATGTGGGACTTGAGCAATGATTATGCTTTCAGGAGGACCTCTTTCATTCGTaacttaaatattatatatatatatacatattagtgTATCATTTGTCTGCTCATATAAAAATATCATCCTTCaaacatataacaaaatttaagtACGCATTCGAGCAACATAGTGCGAGTGAGACTGCTTAGGCACATGGCTCAATAATTTTCCCCTCTAAACCTGTCGGTGACTGCTGGAAGCAACTCTTTTTGGAGGGGAACAGTAAGTAAATGAGGTGTTTTCCATTGCAGATGCAGATATGGATTAAAATAAGGCTGAAAATAAGGCAGGAATCAAGGCTAGTTTTTCTTGTATAAAACATCATTAGTGTTTACAGTAATAATGTTAATGAATTGTTTAACACTAAAGCCCAAAGCCTAAAACAAACCATTTCAATATGGGGATCTTGTACATAAAATACTTTATTAAGTTACAGATCCCTCTCACAACCGTGCAAACCACcctcaataaaaatatatatgatggcACACCTCACCAAACAAAAATGACTTATATGTTACTcagatttttcatttttcttatagtACTCGTGCCCGACATATATCCAAACATGGACACTTACCCGAGCCCAAGTAACATAGGAAAACACTaagcaaaaatgaaaaaataggaTCCAACACACTTCAGTTTTAACTCTTAATTGTTAGACAAAATCAGACATCCTTCTTCTATGATGACCAAGTTTAACTCTCAGGTTTGGATCAGATGATGTGACCACCTTGCTTCTTGACAAGGAAGTTGTCTTCAAGGAAGATGAGTCATTGCACTTTGGGCTCTCTATGGCTGGACCATTTGTGTCTTTGAACCGGGAATTCTTCACTGAGTGTCGCAAAAGTGATCCAAAGCGGTTGTCTGAAAAGCTGAGGGACTGGAAACCTGAGAGCTGCGTTGAACTCCGGGCTCTTGGTCTAAAGGTTCTTGCCCTTGTAACGATATCTTTTTCGGCTGCGTTTTGCCTTTCTCGACTAGCCACGGTAGAGGACATGAACCGAGGGAGAGACCGATGAATGCTTTGTTGAATTGGTTTCTGAGTTACTCTAGGTGTTTCGATGACATGAGTTTTTGCATCTTCTTCATGGTTTTCAGGATTCTTTTCCGCACTCTCATCAGGTACCCCATAAGCAGTTGAGTAAAGTTTTCGGTTTTCACTTAATAAGAACTCGGCCTTACTTATTTGATTTGCAAGTTTCTGACATTCTTCTTCAACTTCCCTCATGTTCTCTTCAAGCTCAGATATCCGTTTTTCTCTTAGCTTCTTCAAGTCCTACAtgatcatacatatatatcagtaACAATCAAATGAATGTACTATCAGGGAAACTATTTGCAAATCCAATTACGGTACCTCAGGTAGTCCTCTGCTAGAGTCCACTGCTTTTGCCCTCTTTGCAAAGCTCAAAGAACAGATGGTTTCCTCAAGATCTTCTTGACACGGGCTTATGTGAACGAGCATCAAAACTTTCGAACCAACACCTAAACAAAACGGGCCTACAAGTTACAAAAAGTTTTCAACATAACATCACAATATAAAACCTTTCTGTCCTATGCCAATGCAATGTGTCTAAAGCATTGGGAATGAAGGCAATGCATGTGATAATTTACCTAGGGAATCTTTGAGGATTTGTGTCAACTTGCTATTTctgcaacaaaaagaaataaaaaagcatTAGGTATGAAggaatatttcaatattttaagGCAATTAAGTAGTTCTTACAGACATTCCAAGCCTTTTTAATATAAAGGTACAAACATGACCATATTTGAAACCGAGAACTAGCCTGTATGGCACATGGCCCTTTTTTCTTCTTAGAGCAGCAATAACATCGCCTAAAGCAGAAAGGGAAAGATTTATAGCCCTTCCTTCATCAAGGGTTTGTCCAGTTGCTCCGGTTTTGAGTAACCGTTCGCTCCCTCCAAGATCAACCATCCATAATTTGCTTATTTTCGGTTTAGCTTCCGGAGTATCCCCACGTCGAGAAATGACGATTCTTGTTAAGCTAGATACATACCAAACTAAAACGGATATATTAATTGTCAAACCAAATTAACCCTCGAAGAAAATTAAACATTGAACTCAACTAAGAACCCACCAGTGTGACCTGCTGGATGCCTCATTCACGTTTGTCCATGATGTCGATCGAGCCCGCCTACCCTTCGTGTACCACCATCTGGCTTTTGCAAAATCTGGTATTTCAACCTGTGTCAGACCCTCAATTTCTACTGACCCCTTTGGATCTGTTTGAATGTTTAGATTACTGTAGTGGAGTTAGCCAAATCATAGTATGCTGTCTAACCAACGGCCTGGAAATTTCGATTTGCTATCTATAGTTATGATGTTCAGAGAAAAAAGATGATTACCATCTTGACACGGTCTCATTTGTTCGTAATGCCGGCTTTGAAGCTAGTAGATCTCTCAGATTGCCCATGTAAACCTCCAACATGCTCATTGAAAAAGTATAAGAAAATGACTTGTCTGAAGACACTTGCTGGAAAAGCTCTTTTAAAGCTCGAGGAACGATTCCCGGCTGGACCGTCGTGCCATCCTAAACAGTCATTCCAATCCTTCATTAGATTAATCCTCATAAATGCAAGAATGAcacaagcaaaattctcaactacTGACCATTGTAAATGTCTTCCCAGTACCGGTTTGACCATAGGCAAGAATGGATACATTGTGCCCGTCAAGTGCAGATCTGAGGATTGGTTCAACATCAACAAACACATCGTCTACAAGAATTTCAAGCAAGGTCAATTGATTAACTCTCTTAATTATGTTACCGAATTTGGGGAAAACCGAGTAAAATCTGAAGCTAACCTTGATTAGCTTCTTGATGGAAAATCTTATCGAACCCAAACTCTTTTCGACTTCCACTTGATGTGACGATAACCTGATCAAGTTCGCTCAAAATAGGTTCCGGGGTTCGTCTCTTGTCTGTCCAAAGGAAAGGCCTAACTCGACAAAACACTCTAATGCTGCCTGCAAATTGACACCAATCCTTAAAACCAAACAGAATAAACACACAAACTCATGTTCTTAACATAACAACAagacgatatttacctttgatgtCTATTATCTTATTCAACGTTTCCCTCCTTTTCTCATCTATTGACCTTAGCATTAACCTCAATTCAGCAATTTctcctaaaaaaaattaaaacaagcaTTTGTTAATGAAACCAGTACAATAACCTCAATCCTTAATATGAAaaagctcaaaattttaccttgTAATTTGTGTATAGACTGCTCAAGCTGGCTCTTTTCATGCTCAGGAACCACATTGACATCACAGAAAATGGTGGACAGTGATGGAGAATCAGGCAAATCTGGTGGTGGGGGCAATCCATTAAGGGAATCAGGATTTGATCCTACTGGAGATGATGTCGAACACTCTTTAACTTCAGTTGAAGGCAACGTGATTTCCTCTGTTTCACTACTAATCAACATTTTTCTTTTACCAAACAATCCAACCCCCTTTTGCAGTTATAAACCAACACTTTTTTTTTGCCTTCAGAACACAGCAACAACCAAGTAGATTTTCTGGAAATGAATGATAATAATAactataaaaaaagtaaaagtaaatacTCAAAGGTTCTACTTTTTCTATTTAAGAAACGTCTTAAGTGGGCAAAAGTACAAAAAAGTAATAGAGAAACAGCTTAGATTTTCAATGCCTCAAAAAAAGGAGGAGAAACAACTCAAACCAGCTAAAGATCTATATTTAGGTTGtagaagaaattaaaattttaaaaagaaacccAGAATCTTTTTAGTCTAAAAACAACCCTAAAAAAGCTAAGtttggactatggcacaaaatCTGATAAACCCAAAGATCAATAAAGcttgtaataatcaaaactgtgttaaataaaacccaaaaacaGGAAGAAAAAAACTGTTGCCCGTAGTAATTATGAAGGCTTGGACTTTCATGCAAAAGAAAGATGAGCTTAAAGTCAACAGTGGGAGAGCTGGAATTTTCACACACAAAGGGGAAATTTTGAGAAATcacagaaaaaggaaaaaggaaattttgGTTTTACCATCAGTTATTATAAATGATTGAATTTGGAGTCTGATTATTTAAGTGAAGCTTTTTTAAGCTTGTTTCTTGAAAAAAGAACATGTTAAAACATATATAATGTAAGAATAAAGAATATATTTTAAGTATTGGTTGGTCCAGATCTAAAGATCAAAactgtaattttatttatttagttattgtCATTTCAGGGCGGAGGGGCACAATTGGAATAATAAGTTATATCTCAATAGTTTGACTGAACTGAAAGTGAAGGAACTTGGGTTGGATCTCTACACGGTCAGAgtatgaagtaaaaaaaaattgatgacaTGTAACTATCCACTAATTTAAtgattttagaatatttttttttctttgaaaaatattttttaatgatcCAAtcgtcatattttatatttttttatatagatcATGCATATCAAATTTGACGTAAATctaaattttctaataatatgGTTTATGTAAAAAACTTTTAACCGTTCTATATTTATTAACATATACAGTATTTTAGatcaatataattaaaatattaatggtacaaaaatatacaaaagaGTGAAAAATCATTTTAGTTCTATCTCGGTGTAAATAGATTCTcccttaaaaatattatataaatatataataatttagaaGTTATAAGTGTAATGTAAATATGATACAAATGAATATTGtcgtattaaaatattaattactaaattataGCATATTTATGATGTGggtgtaaaaaatatatttgcaAAAATGTGTTTTAAAACTAAACGAGACTTTggattatgttttatatatatatcatcattaGTTATACCTGATTAACTTATGACACTAATTTCATGATATAAATGCTAACTCTAAAACATTAATAATAGTAACCAAAGATGGTACAAAACTAATCCACTATGTGTACATGTTTTTCATCTCCATTTTTGTGACttcaaattattttgaattttatataagcaattcaaaattaaaatatatattatacaattattaaatatggaaaaatacttCAAATTAGACAATTATTTTgggtaaaatatataaaacattttgAATTGAAGTCTGTTACGctgcaatatatattaaatacgAACTACTGGAACAAGACACAAACATGTCTGTAACTGTCACTATGTTCTTACAACGTGGCCAAATTTGATTGGACAAAGGTTAAAGATgggaaggtttttttttttttttttggttacaaAAAGATGGGGGGAAGTTTGGTAACGCGAGAGATTGAACAATTATTTTTTCTGACGGTATACAGAGATCCTAAAAACTTGCCGTAAACGGTAAAGGTGTAATAATGCGGAGTACTACTTTTGGGATTGttgaaatcataaaataaaatttcaataatatatgaattaatcTTCCAATTTACTTTTCTTCTCAAAATTCGTTCATAAAAATAGTGAATCATTAAGACTTTTAGGATTTCATCATTATCAAAATCACTTGCCTTACCAACTCTTTGAACTGCAATCATATGGTCAATTCATGTTTAAGAAACATCAACACAAATTTTTtgttattactatcattattttGCAAATTAAGTACTATAACTTTATTTTTAGGGGTAGCGTTCGATCGAATCTGATTATATTGAGTGAAAgttttttgagttaattgagtttatgacttttattttattatcccaacttgatttgtaatttttttcgaattgagttgaatgaaatgaaattcgagtcgagtcgaatcaaatcgaatgaaattgtttgagttaaattaaaaaaaactaaacatgtcaaattaaaatattgttacaatataactaaatctatgttataacacataaatttgaaactatatatatttgaaaactttttcaaagcaaaattattattttagaacatttttaaaattttaactttctttatatattttgaaatttttataaataatttgaattttttgaaaattattttgaattattttataatttttgttgaaagagactaatttgttcattttaaaAGTTGACAGAGACCAAAAGAGTGTTTACATCAGTCTACTATTCAAATTGTAAATTTAAACTAGACTCAAACTCgaaaattaaatagatttttagaGAAACTATAGCTTAAAATTCATTTTGCAAATTCATGTGTTAGtccttaattcatttttttttcaattttttttattttgcttaaaaCTATAGCAAAATGAAGATGAATTAAGGACACTTAAGTGTTAGCAAAATGCTAataatttgctaaaaataaattttaagctaTACTTTTAAGCTTACACAATTTGCAAAATAAAGATAGTTCCTCGAAttgattaacttaaaaaaatttttttgaatcaaatcgAGTTTTATTCACCTATTTATTTTAACCTttcgaaattattaaaaaaactataattttattattattactattattattttgcaaattaactGCTATAGCTttatgttaagtatgactcctattttcagtcaaatttgagaaataatcttttagtttaactctgtttatttgtttcagtcaaacactgattagtttagattattttattattatttgacatatgaatttagcctataaataggctcttttacaaccttagtaaaaacactcattagagattagaactcataacacatttagagaaatTTGTGTTTACTTTTTGAGAATTCTttattttcggggtttagtttttatctccatcttttgtactcttcgttcttttccattataataaaattatctttgcccgtggttttttatcctctttggagaagtttttccacgttaaatttgtgtgttcaatttctcaatttattcctcTATTTTTGTTACGTGTTGCTTAATCGAGTCGATCcataacaagtggtatcagagctagttcagtTTTTatagatcagcccattcagatatggcaaaaacaatgtttgaaattgagaagttcgatggtgagacaaatttcaatctgtggtaagttcggatgatggcaattctagttcaatcctgtttgaaaaaggttgttacaagAAAAaaacctgagaatctaaataaaacagaatgggaagagcttgatgaaaaggccttgtttGTAATCCAAttgtgcctcacgaatacggtattgcaggaggtattgatggagaaaacctcatctgccttgtggaaaaggttagaaactctttatgtgactaagtctctggctaaccgtttagtgttgaaacaacgtctatttacgtttcgcatgaacgaatgtgagcttcttagagatcacatcagtcaattcattactcttttaaatgatttaaagaacgttgaggttcatattgatgatgaagatcaagttatgctattattgtgctctttacccccttcatacaagtcttttagggagaccctgatttatggcagagacaaaatctcgttcgaagatgtgaagggtcatttgttgagtagagacaaactcgacaatgagctttatttggatagcaaggcagataagcaagcttccgttttactagcatcaaagaaacgagacaaaaggtgtcgctattgtaaaaagttaggtcacgtcaaagcagattgttataaactgcgaaataaaagagctgctgagagtaacgagaaagatgtagctggtgctaatttggccgatgaaagtggtgatgatttcttgttagtgtcaacgagtaataactccaagctcatgaccaagtggatcctagattcgagatgttctttccacatgtgtcccaatagaaaatggttctctacatacagttcggttgacgGTGGAGTtatgcgcatgggaaacgattcatttAGTAAGGTAGTTGGTATTGGAACTGTTAAAATCAGGACACACGATGGgacaattaggacactctcagatgtcaggtatgtacctgatttacgaaagaatctcatctccttgagtattttagacttgaaaggatgcagaatcaacatagttttgttaaaaggtaaaagaactggcagtctttatattttaGAAGGTTCTACAATGACCGGTGAAATTAGACGTCCCTCATCTGTTacagagtcaaagtcaactcgtttggagcggaggcaacttagtcataggagggaaaaaggtatgactgtttcgttgaagagaggttctcttttggatgcaggttttgaaaagttagggcactgtgttcgtgaaaaacAGACCCGGGTTAGtgttgatttggcagtgtacaagtcgaaggcaagaagtcttccagtttctaagcacagattcgacttagttaattcccttcatagttcaagataggctcgtggcgggctttggcaaagatggcgttgtgaaaaatatgagttaaggtggagatttgttaagtatgactcctattttcagtcaaatttgagaaataatcttttagtttaactctgtttatttgtttcagtcaaacactgattagtttagattattttattattatttgacatataaatttagcttataaataggctcttttacaaccttagtaaaaacacccattagagattagaactcataacacatttagagaattttgtgtttacgttttaagagttctttgtttttgggttttcggggtttagtttttatttccatcttttgtactcttcgttcttttgccattataataaaattatctttgcccgtggttttttatcctctttggagaagtttttccacgttaaatttgtatgttcaatttctcaatataTTCCactatttttgttacttgttgcttaatcgggtcgatccctaaCACTTTATTTTAACCTTTCAGAATTATTAGAGAAACTATCTTTTTAGTCTTCCTAATGACATTCTCTAGAAGCAAGTTTTCATGAGCAGTTACAATTATTCTTGACACTTAATATTGTTTAAGTTgcataatttgatttatttattagtatGTTTGATcgaaatattttggttatttgtttacattttttttgaaGATTCTATGCAGTTAGTTTCGTGATTATTATTGGAAAAGAGATGGGATTAAGTAAGATTACCTTTCAAGGATTTAATGTGATTTACTTATCCTATATATCGAGATATGCTATCCAAGAATATATATGGGTTGACTTTATTGTAGACAAAGAAATTTTTGAACCAATTACATCAAGTGCCAAACTGAGATTCCCATGGATCAAGATGAAACTACCATGGGTAAAAAATATGacattatgagataaataataaaaatatatagtatcactaattaaattaatagaattagtcaataataataaatgatcATTTTATCTCTAATTAAAGTGTCTTAACTAATTATGTATTACCTTAAATATCAGACAACGATCCTTTCTTGAATcgacatgaaaaataatattaagggACGATTTTCACCTATCTTATAAATTCGGGAATGAATAAATACCAagataagaaaatttgaaacacGAACTTGAATCTCAAATGGAGATAAGATcagagataaataataaataaaaaaagttaaattcttGTATAACACTCAAAATAGAGAAGTTAAATTTTGCAAGAACTCTCTTTTATCCAAGTAATTGAcactaggggtgagtattcgatcgagtcgagtcaaaaaatttcgagttagtcgaattgacgaatcatattttagcaaccgaattcaattagaatttttttcgaat is part of the Gossypium hirsutum isolate 1008001.06 chromosome D11, Gossypium_hirsutum_v2.1, whole genome shotgun sequence genome and encodes:
- the LOC107933863 gene encoding kinesin-like protein KIN-14U isoform X1 — its product is MLISSETEEITLPSTEVKECSTSSPVGSNPDSLNGLPPPPDLPDSPSLSTIFCDVNVVPEHEKSQLEQSIHKLQGEIAELRLMLRSIDEKRRETLNKIIDIKGSIRVFCRVRPFLWTDKRRTPEPILSELDQVIVTSSGSRKEFGFDKIFHQEANQDDVFVDVEPILRSALDGHNVSILAYGQTGTGKTFTMDGTTVQPGIVPRALKELFQQVSSDKSFSYTFSMSMLEVYMGNLRDLLASKPALRTNETVSRCNLNIQTDPKGSVEIEGLTQVEIPDFAKARWWYTKGRRARSTSWTNVNEASSRSHCLTRIVISRRGDTPEAKPKISKLWMVDLGGSERLLKTGATGQTLDEGRAINLSLSALGDVIAALRRKKGHVPYRNSKLTQILKDSLGPFCLGVGSKVLMLVHISPCQEDLEETICSLSFAKRAKAVDSSRGLPEDLKKLREKRISELEENMREVEEECQKLANQISKAEFLLSENRKLYSTAYGVPDESAEKNPENHEEDAKTHVIETPRVTQKPIQQSIHRSLPRFMSSTVASRERQNAAEKDIVTRARTFRPRARSSTQLSGFQSLSFSDNRFGSLLRHSVKNSRFKDTNGPAIESPKCNDSSSLKTTSLSRSKVVTSSDPNLRVKLGHHRRRMSDFV
- the LOC107933863 gene encoding kinesin-like protein KIN-14U isoform X2, yielding MLISSETEEITLPSTEVKECSTSSPVGSNPDSLNGLPPPPDLPDSPSLSTIFCDVNVVPEHEKSQLEQSIHKLQGEIAELRLMLRSIDEKRRETLNKIIDIKGSIRVFCRVRPFLWTDKRRTPEPILSELDQVIVTSSGSRKEFGFDKIFHQEANQDDVFVDVEPILRSALDGHNVSILAYGQTGTGKTFTMDGTTVQPGIVPRALKELFQQVSSDKSFSYTFSMSMLEVYMGNLRDLLASKPALRTNETVSRCNLNIQTDPKGSVEIEGLTQVEIPDFAKARWWYTKGRRARSTSWTNVNEASSRSHCLTRIVISRRGDTPEAKPKISKLWMVDLGGSERLLKTGATGQTLDEGRAINLSLSALGDVIAALRRKKGHVPYRNSKLTQILKDSLGVGSKVLMLVHISPCQEDLEETICSLSFAKRAKAVDSSRGLPEDLKKLREKRISELEENMREVEEECQKLANQISKAEFLLSENRKLYSTAYGVPDESAEKNPENHEEDAKTHVIETPRVTQKPIQQSIHRSLPRFMSSTVASRERQNAAEKDIVTRARTFRPRARSSTQLSGFQSLSFSDNRFGSLLRHSVKNSRFKDTNGPAIESPKCNDSSSLKTTSLSRSKVVTSSDPNLRVKLGHHRRRMSDFV